In Oryza sativa Japonica Group chromosome 2, ASM3414082v1, the following are encoded in one genomic region:
- the LOC4329340 gene encoding high mobility group B protein 15 isoform X1 produces the protein MSAAAEEAAAAAAAEEVEGVEAGKKGVADAKGKGKEKVVVAEEDSAVAAGSGGSGGGRRTLVAYPARVAGYKDVVADAAVFRRALEGLHAQMGTKLKVPIIGGKDLDLHQLFKEVTSRGGIDKVKSDNRWREVTASFIFPATATNASFMLKKYYMSLLYHFERLYLFEAQGWYQETADSRSISCIEMKAEGQASRKRKRGSNSCSSDLAASLDNDVQVIIDGKFEHGYIVTVIMGSKSTKAVLYNCTEEPAVPTAVPHVAIDSAEGIRPRRRRRRKKLSTTDPNHPKPNRSGYNFFFQDQHRKLKPEYPGQDRLISKMIGERWNNLGPEDKAVYQEKGVEDKARYQRQLALYREQRTGQPISNAVPIQQRLPQKEVTIDEVDSKVSEGDILLSNQGYSSSTSSSDETADSGEKNVEDDEEFNTETSPEPSMETTDSHGQPDPSADGERFELRRRENPKIDEKRDMPPN, from the exons atgagcgcggcggcggaggaggcggctgcggcggcggcggcggaggaggtggagggggtgGAGGCGGGGAAGAAGGGCGTGGCGGAtgcgaaggggaaggggaaggagaaggtggtggtggcggaggaggattctgcggtggcggcgggctccgGGGGAAGCggaggcgggaggaggacgtTGGTGGCGTACCCGGCGCGGGTTGCGGGGTACAAGGACGTGGTGGCGGACGCGGCGGTCTTCAGGAGGGCGCTCGAGGGGTTGCACGCCCAGATGGGGACAAAGCTCAA GGTGCCAATTATTGGTGGAAAAGACCTTGATCTTCATCAGCTGTTTAAGGAGGTCACTTCACGAGGTGGCATTGATAAG GTGAAGTCCGATAATAGATGGAGGGAAGTAACAGCATCATTTATTTTCCCTGCTACTGCGACAAATGCTTCTTTTATGTTGAAGAAATACTACATGTCACTATTATACCATTTTGAGAGGCTATACTTGTTTGAGGCACAAGGCTGGTATCAAGAAACTG CAGATTCCAGAAGCATTTCCTGTATAGAAATGAAAGCTGAAGGTCAAGCTTCccggaaaaggaaaagaggaagcAATTCTTGTTCTTCAG ACCTAGCTGCTTCTTTGGATAATGATGTACAAGTGATAATTGATGGTAAGTTTGAACATGGCTACATAGTTACCGTTATCATGGGCTCAAAATCAACGAAAGCGGTACTCTATAATTGCACCGAAGAACCTGCAGTGCCAACTGCGGTGCCTCATGTTGCAATTGACAGCGCTGAGGGCatacgtcctcgccgccgccgccgtaggaAGAAGTTAAGTACAACAGACCCCAACCATCCTAAACCAAACAGGAGCGGCTACAATTTCTTCTTCCAAGATCAGCACAGGAAGCTCAAGCCAGAATATCCTGGACAAGACAGGCTTATCAGCAAGATGATTGGTGAACGATGGAACAATTTAGGCCCTGAAGATAAAGCA GTATATCAAGAAAAAGGTGTAGAGGACAAGGCAAGGTACCAGAGACAGTTAGCTCTTTACAGAGAACAGAGAACAGGCCAGCCAATCAGCAACGCGGTGCCTATCCAGCAGAGACTTCCTCAGAAAGAAGTGACGATTGATGAGGTGGACTCTAAAGTCAGTGAAGGTGATATCCTGCTGTCCAACCAAGGATACAGCAGCAGTACCAGTAGCAGTGATGAAACCGCTGATTCGGGAGAAAAAAATGTGGAAGATGATGAAGAGTTTAACACAGAGACATCTCCTGAGCCGAGCATGGAAACAACAGATTCTCATGGACAGCCTGATCCTTCTGCTGATGGGGAGCGCTTTGAACTGCGCCGCAGGGAGAACCCTAAGATTGATGAGAAACGTGACATGCCACCTAATTAA
- the LOC4329340 gene encoding high mobility group B protein 15 isoform X2 — protein MSAAAEEAAAAAAAEEVEGVEAGKKGVADAKGKGKEKVVVAEEDSAVAAGSGGSGGGRRTLVAYPARVAGYKDVVADAAVFRRALEGLHAQMGTKLKVPIIGGKDLDLHQLFKEVTSRGGIDKVKSDNRWREVTASFIFPATATNASFMLKKYYMSLLYHFERLYLFEAQGWYQETDSRSISCIEMKAEGQASRKRKRGSNSCSSDLAASLDNDVQVIIDGKFEHGYIVTVIMGSKSTKAVLYNCTEEPAVPTAVPHVAIDSAEGIRPRRRRRRKKLSTTDPNHPKPNRSGYNFFFQDQHRKLKPEYPGQDRLISKMIGERWNNLGPEDKAVYQEKGVEDKARYQRQLALYREQRTGQPISNAVPIQQRLPQKEVTIDEVDSKVSEGDILLSNQGYSSSTSSSDETADSGEKNVEDDEEFNTETSPEPSMETTDSHGQPDPSADGERFELRRRENPKIDEKRDMPPN, from the exons atgagcgcggcggcggaggaggcggctgcggcggcggcggcggaggaggtggagggggtgGAGGCGGGGAAGAAGGGCGTGGCGGAtgcgaaggggaaggggaaggagaaggtggtggtggcggaggaggattctgcggtggcggcgggctccgGGGGAAGCggaggcgggaggaggacgtTGGTGGCGTACCCGGCGCGGGTTGCGGGGTACAAGGACGTGGTGGCGGACGCGGCGGTCTTCAGGAGGGCGCTCGAGGGGTTGCACGCCCAGATGGGGACAAAGCTCAA GGTGCCAATTATTGGTGGAAAAGACCTTGATCTTCATCAGCTGTTTAAGGAGGTCACTTCACGAGGTGGCATTGATAAG GTGAAGTCCGATAATAGATGGAGGGAAGTAACAGCATCATTTATTTTCCCTGCTACTGCGACAAATGCTTCTTTTATGTTGAAGAAATACTACATGTCACTATTATACCATTTTGAGAGGCTATACTTGTTTGAGGCACAAGGCTGGTATCAAGAAACTG ATTCCAGAAGCATTTCCTGTATAGAAATGAAAGCTGAAGGTCAAGCTTCccggaaaaggaaaagaggaagcAATTCTTGTTCTTCAG ACCTAGCTGCTTCTTTGGATAATGATGTACAAGTGATAATTGATGGTAAGTTTGAACATGGCTACATAGTTACCGTTATCATGGGCTCAAAATCAACGAAAGCGGTACTCTATAATTGCACCGAAGAACCTGCAGTGCCAACTGCGGTGCCTCATGTTGCAATTGACAGCGCTGAGGGCatacgtcctcgccgccgccgccgtaggaAGAAGTTAAGTACAACAGACCCCAACCATCCTAAACCAAACAGGAGCGGCTACAATTTCTTCTTCCAAGATCAGCACAGGAAGCTCAAGCCAGAATATCCTGGACAAGACAGGCTTATCAGCAAGATGATTGGTGAACGATGGAACAATTTAGGCCCTGAAGATAAAGCA GTATATCAAGAAAAAGGTGTAGAGGACAAGGCAAGGTACCAGAGACAGTTAGCTCTTTACAGAGAACAGAGAACAGGCCAGCCAATCAGCAACGCGGTGCCTATCCAGCAGAGACTTCCTCAGAAAGAAGTGACGATTGATGAGGTGGACTCTAAAGTCAGTGAAGGTGATATCCTGCTGTCCAACCAAGGATACAGCAGCAGTACCAGTAGCAGTGATGAAACCGCTGATTCGGGAGAAAAAAATGTGGAAGATGATGAAGAGTTTAACACAGAGACATCTCCTGAGCCGAGCATGGAAACAACAGATTCTCATGGACAGCCTGATCCTTCTGCTGATGGGGAGCGCTTTGAACTGCGCCGCAGGGAGAACCCTAAGATTGATGAGAAACGTGACATGCCACCTAATTAA